The Prevotella herbatica genome contains the following window.
CATACTACTTGTATTGAATGTACCAGAAGTATTCTCGCGCATAGTGATACCATATCCGAATGTAAGTGACCATGGCATAGAAAACATCATATATCCGTCATCATCTGTCGCAGCCTTACTAGTATCTTTTTTCTTCTTTGCTTTGCGCTGACCGTCTATCATCGTTTCGTCAACATTTGACTCTATATCTGTATCTACACCTTCCTCGTCATTATTCTTTTTCTTCTTGTCATCATCCTTCTTGGTATCGTCACCACCGCCAAACAATTTCTTTATCTTTTCAGGATTCAATGTGTATGATATGTTCTGTGACATACCCTGGAAACGTCCAAACTTGCCCATTCCCCAATAAGTATGATTTCCTACATAAGGATTTCCTTTTGAATCAAGCTCGTAAGCATAAGAGGCAAACACTGCATTCATGTTGAATGTATAGTTCTTCCACCATTTCAACCTTATATTCATAGACAAGTCGCTCCAAGGTTTCTCCTTAGCAGCCATATTATATGACATACTAAAACCAAGGTTATCAATGATGCTCAACTTTTTATATCCTGTAGAGTCTTTGTCTGACTTTACTTTCATCTCAATATTATTGTCAAGACCGAAACTAATGTTTCCTGTTTTTCCTTGTCCCGGAACACCATACAATCCATTCTTATATGGAGAATACTGTACTAAATCTACAGAACCATCAGAGTTCGTACGCTGATAGGTATCATAATATCCATATCTAGAAGCACCGAAGTCAGGAGCATAACTGAAACTTACTGTTGGAGTGAGCACGTGACGTATCGTTTGTATCTTATCACCGAAAATCTTTCGGTTTGGTGTCCAGAAACCATATAGCTTTGTACTTGCACTTACACTGAGGTTCCAGTTATATACATTATGGAATCCATACGTTGTATCAGCAACTTCCTTTTGTGCCTTCGCATCCCACGAACGCATAACCTTATTAGTGTACATACGGTCGGTGAAATTGAAAGACGGATTGATATTAATGTAGTTGAACAACGTAAAATTACCGCTTACAGGAATCTGGTGCTGCATACCGTTTTTCCAGTCCTTGATAAGACTAGATTTCAACAGTTTGTCTTCTTTTGTAGAGATAGAGTTACTAACCTGACCAGTATAACTCATTGAAATTTTTTCATACCAACGTTCCTTACCTACTGCATGAGCACGCTTAAATGGGTAGAAACGGCTGAGACTGATATTTAGGTCAGGTAGTGTCATCGCGATACTTGAGTCACGCATATTCTGGCTCAAGTTAGCAGTGCTACTCAAAGAAAGTCCGATATTAGAGAATGTTGTACTCCAACTTACAGAAGATGTACGTGTTGACTGTGTCATCGTCTGTGGGTTGTACAAACTTCCCATGTTGTTGCGCTCATAACTGGATGTTGCAAAGTTCACGCTTGCCGACAAGCTATTAAAGGGATTAGCCTTTGCATCCTGCCTATGGCTCCATTGAATCTTGAAACTTGTCTGACGTGTATAATCCGGCATGCCCTTATCACCAGTCTGAGTGTCCTGATAACTAAGATAAAAGCTACCATTAAATTTATATCGCTGTCTATAATTACTTGCAGCACTTATCCCCCATGAACCTTTCGTATAAACTTCGCCAAGTAACTTCAAATCCCACTTATCATTCATGGCAAAATAATATCCACCATCACGAAGATAGAAACCTCGAGTACTTTCATCACCATACGTTGGCATTATAAAACCACTAGAGTAACTCTTCGAGAAAGGGAAAAATCCATAAGGAATAGCTAATGGCAACGGAACATCCGCAACAACAAGATATGCTGGTCCGAAAACCACATCCTTACCAGGACGTACCTTTGCACGCGATAGTGCTAAATAAAAGTCTGGATGTTTCTCGTCACATGTCGTGTAACGTCCATGCTGCATGAATATTTCGCCGTTGTTGTTACGCTTAGATCGTTCGCTTCGCAGAAAGCCTTCCTGCTGCTGGGTATATACGTTGCGAATAAGTCCCTTCTTTGTTTTGAAGTTGAATGCCATGGTATCACTTTCGTAATTATCCGATCCCATAGCAAATGTAGGAGTTCCTGTAAGTTCTTTCGTAGAATCCTTATAGACTCCAGTTGCATGCACAATGCTGCTATCCATATTCAGAGCTATCTTCTCACTCTTCAGGTCCATCGTCTCGTATTTCACATTAGAAGATCCATAGAGATGCGCCACTTTTTTCTGTGCGTCATACACCATAGAGTCGTTTGCCGAGAAGTTTACAGGAGCATCAATACCGTTTTTTTTCTTTTTATTCAAAGAATCAAGATGGATAGAGTCATCAACCAATTTATTGTGATGATAGATAGCCAACTGCAGAGAGTCCATCTTGGTTGTATCGATAATAGCACGACCGAGTGAATCTCTTTTAACAGAATCGTTTACAGCCATTGAATCTACAGAGGCCAATTTCTTGTGCCTCTTAAATAATTGGAAGTTAGAACCCGCCATAACAAACATGACAGCGAGCAACAGAATTGCTATAAACGAAATTTTCCTCATTCAGTCTGCAAAGATAATAATAACTTTTTAGTTTTCTGTTCTTAGCCTTTAGTTTTTTGTTTTTTAAACCTTATTCGAACATCATTTCCCATTCCTTAAAACGCTTTAAGCCATCTTTGCCGAATTTAGCGAGACTTTTCTCTGCTTCGTTTATAGATTTCTCTACTTCGGGATGAGTTTTTGAAAAGAATTTATCAGCATAACATATCACTTTCTCTTCCATTGTTTCTGGCAAAAAGTCCTCATACGGAAGTGGAAGCCCAAGTCTTTTTATTTCTTCCTTTCCTATTCCTGCTCCGGTATGTCGCTCACAAATGCGGGCATGATCAGGATATCCCTCAGCACGCATCATCTCAGCACCTATTCTTCCATGTATCAGATATAGCTCATTTCCGAAACAATATATCCCAGGAGCATTACATTTTATGATACCGATGTCATGAAGCATTGCAGCCTCCTCAACAAATCTACGGTTGAGATTCAGTTCTGGATGCAAGTCACAAATTTTCAGCGCACGCTTTGTTACAAGGCTGCTGTGAGTCATGAATATATAACGAAGTTTGTTATCTTCATTATAATATTTATCTATAATACTCTGATAATCCATAGCTATTAGTTAAAAAAGGGGGAAAGGGCATAGCCCAATCCCCTCTATATAAAAAATGATAATATTTTCTATTATGCTTCAGGACGCTGGATATAAGCGATGACATCACCCTTATTAACCTTTGTTCCCTGCTTTGCGTTGATTTCTACTAGTTTGCCACCAAGAGCTGCATTGATTGTCTCAAATTCACCCCATGAAGTACAAATGAAGCAGAAAGCATCACCTTCTTTGTATTCCTTGCCGATATATGGCTCAACTGCAGGAGCAGCTTCACCTTCACCCTGGAATTCCCAGAATATCTGTCCCTTTACAGGAGCAACGATAGCATCAGCCTTAGCGTGCTTGAATGCAGCAGCCTCTTCAGGACTTGTCTTTGCACCAAGTTTAGCGTCCTTAGCCTTCTGCAAGTCAGCAAGGAAGTTTTTCTTAGCCTGACCGCTCTTGTAGTTGCGATACTGCTCTGGATGCATAGCAAGTTCAAAGAGTTCCTCATTGTCATTACCATATTCCCATCCATTCTCGTCCATTTCTTTCTTGAAGTCGTCAAGAGCATTTGTCAACAATGTATGAGGATCAGCATCAGTGAACTCACGTCCCTGCTTCTTAGCCAATTCAATCAACTCTGGAGAAATTGTTCCAGGAATCTTTCCACTCTTACCGAGAATCATACCCCACATAGACTCATCCATCATCACGAAGCGACCTTTACCCTGCTCCATTGTGAGAAGATTCATCAATGCGATGTTCTTTGTATATTGACTGAAAGGAGTTACCAATGGAGGATAACCAACACGTGGCCATACATATTCAACTTCATTGAAGAGCTTCACAAGCATGTCGTCAAGAGATATTTCATCTTCACCCTTCTTCTTACGAAGGTTGTTGATAGTCTGACGAATGCCACCAAGGTCAGCCATCATAGAACCCATCATACCACCA
Protein-coding sequences here:
- a CDS encoding putative LPS assembly protein LptD, with protein sequence MRKISFIAILLLAVMFVMAGSNFQLFKRHKKLASVDSMAVNDSVKRDSLGRAIIDTTKMDSLQLAIYHHNKLVDDSIHLDSLNKKKKNGIDAPVNFSANDSMVYDAQKKVAHLYGSSNVKYETMDLKSEKIALNMDSSIVHATGVYKDSTKELTGTPTFAMGSDNYESDTMAFNFKTKKGLIRNVYTQQQEGFLRSERSKRNNNGEIFMQHGRYTTCDEKHPDFYLALSRAKVRPGKDVVFGPAYLVVADVPLPLAIPYGFFPFSKSYSSGFIMPTYGDESTRGFYLRDGGYYFAMNDKWDLKLLGEVYTKGSWGISAASNYRQRYKFNGSFYLSYQDTQTGDKGMPDYTRQTSFKIQWSHRQDAKANPFNSLSASVNFATSSYERNNMGSLYNPQTMTQSTRTSSVSWSTTFSNIGLSLSSTANLSQNMRDSSIAMTLPDLNISLSRFYPFKRAHAVGKERWYEKISMSYTGQVSNSISTKEDKLLKSSLIKDWKNGMQHQIPVSGNFTLFNYININPSFNFTDRMYTNKVMRSWDAKAQKEVADTTYGFHNVYNWNLSVSASTKLYGFWTPNRKIFGDKIQTIRHVLTPTVSFSYAPDFGASRYGYYDTYQRTNSDGSVDLVQYSPYKNGLYGVPGQGKTGNISFGLDNNIEMKVKSDKDSTGYKKLSIIDNLGFSMSYNMAAKEKPWSDLSMNIRLKWWKNYTFNMNAVFASYAYELDSKGNPYVGNHTYWGMGKFGRFQGMSQNISYTLNPEKIKKLFGGGDDTKKDDDKKKKNNDEEGVDTDIESNVDETMIDGQRKAKKKKDTSKAATDDDGYMMFSMPWSLTFGYGITMRENTSGTFNTSSMRYPYKFTQTLNFSGNLRISEGWNISFSSGYDFENHGISMTTASLQRDLHCFNMSCSIVLAPYTSYNFTFRCNASTLTDALKYDKRSGYSNAVQWY
- a CDS encoding HDIG domain-containing metalloprotein, yielding MDYQSIIDKYYNEDNKLRYIFMTHSSLVTKRALKICDLHPELNLNRRFVEEAAMLHDIGIIKCNAPGIYCFGNELYLIHGRIGAEMMRAEGYPDHARICERHTGAGIGKEEIKRLGLPLPYEDFLPETMEEKVICYADKFFSKTHPEVEKSINEAEKSLAKFGKDGLKRFKEWEMMFE